Proteins encoded together in one Kutzneria kofuensis window:
- a CDS encoding pyridoxal-phosphate-dependent aminotransferase family protein has translation MPLIDRVLLGPGPSNPYPEATAALAAPLLGHLDPAFLTLLDETCARLRSVWGTANVRTLPLSGTGSIGMEAAFANTVHPGDTAVIAVNGLFGQRMVDVASRYGATVVPVEHDWGQPIDVDRVLDAHPNPAIVAAVHAETSTGVRSDIAALGAAVHDRDPDAVVIADCVTSLAGIPVEADDWGIDIGYSGTQKCLGVAPGLAPFTVSDRAWHRRVQKPPTWYLDLGLIGDYVSGTATGGRTYHHTAPVAMIASLHAALGRILDESLDTVYERHRVAGEYLQTGLQDLGLELFAAEGHRLPELTTVRVPDGVDGPKVRHRLLTEYNIEIGAGAGRYASTVWRIGLMGHNARLDRAELMLSALAKLL, from the coding sequence ATGCCGTTGATCGATCGCGTTCTCCTGGGGCCGGGCCCGTCGAACCCGTACCCCGAGGCCACTGCCGCCCTCGCCGCGCCGCTCCTGGGGCACCTCGACCCCGCGTTCCTGACGCTTCTCGACGAAACCTGCGCCCGCCTCCGCTCGGTCTGGGGCACCGCGAACGTCCGCACCCTTCCGCTGTCCGGCACGGGCTCGATCGGCATGGAGGCGGCGTTCGCCAACACGGTCCACCCCGGCGACACCGCGGTGATCGCCGTCAACGGCCTGTTCGGCCAGCGCATGGTCGACGTCGCGTCCCGTTACGGCGCCACGGTCGTCCCGGTCGAGCACGACTGGGGCCAGCCGATCGACGTCGACCGGGTCCTCGACGCCCACCCGAATCCCGCCATCGTCGCCGCGGTGCACGCCGAGACGTCCACCGGCGTCCGCAGCGACATCGCCGCCCTCGGCGCGGCGGTCCACGACCGCGACCCCGACGCCGTCGTCATCGCCGACTGCGTGACCTCCCTGGCCGGCATCCCGGTCGAAGCCGACGACTGGGGCATCGACATCGGCTACTCCGGCACCCAGAAGTGCCTCGGGGTGGCGCCGGGGCTGGCCCCGTTCACGGTCTCCGACCGGGCCTGGCACCGCCGCGTCCAGAAGCCGCCGACCTGGTACCTGGATCTGGGACTCATCGGGGACTACGTCTCCGGCACGGCGACCGGCGGCCGCACGTACCACCACACGGCCCCGGTGGCGATGATCGCCTCCCTGCACGCGGCCCTCGGCCGGATCCTCGACGAGTCACTGGACACCGTGTACGAACGGCACCGCGTCGCAGGTGAGTACCTCCAGACCGGCCTGCAGGATCTCGGCCTGGAACTGTTCGCGGCGGAAGGCCACCGCCTGCCCGAGCTGACGACGGTCCGGGTGCCGGACGGCGTCGACGGCCCGAAGGTCCGGCACCGGCTGCTCACCGAGTACAACATCGAGATCGGCGCGGGTGCGGGCCGGTACGCGTCGACGGTCTGGCGGATCGGCCTGATGGGCCACAACGCCCGGCTCGACCGGGCCGAGCTGATGCTGTCGGCGCTGGCCAAGCTGCTCTGA
- a CDS encoding alpha/beta hydrolase: protein MRWRAMGVGLTAAVAMIGLAAPATATTTCQDVSVPAQLDLLLTVQVHGRLCVPAGADKVQLLVHGATYDSRYWDEPVEGNLYSYVREATVDGWATLAVDLVGYGQSTKVPSATLTATTQALVVHQLIGKLRAGTIGGHAFPRVLLSAHSVGGAEAVIETSLYNDADALAVSGMSHMLSVPQLLQTFTSGLHPVTLDPSPLATQYDPGYLTTVPGTRGTLFYGPDPDPVMVAYDEATKGAISGTEAADAISLGFVLPTSRAVHIPVYLVLGDSDKLYCSAVLGTDCTDNASLDAQERPYFANASSFTAVVVPDSGHDVNLSPNAVSYETALNTWADTHI from the coding sequence ATGCGTTGGCGTGCAATGGGTGTTGGCCTGACGGCGGCCGTGGCGATGATCGGACTCGCGGCCCCGGCGACCGCGACGACGACGTGTCAGGACGTGTCCGTGCCGGCACAACTGGATCTGCTGCTGACGGTTCAGGTGCACGGCCGGCTGTGTGTGCCGGCCGGCGCGGACAAGGTGCAGTTGCTGGTGCACGGAGCGACGTACGACAGCAGATACTGGGACGAGCCGGTGGAAGGCAACCTGTACTCGTACGTGCGGGAGGCCACTGTGGACGGTTGGGCGACGCTCGCCGTCGACCTCGTCGGCTACGGGCAGAGCACCAAGGTCCCCAGCGCGACACTCACCGCGACCACGCAGGCACTGGTCGTGCACCAGCTGATCGGCAAGCTGCGCGCGGGAACCATTGGCGGGCATGCGTTTCCGCGGGTGCTGTTGTCGGCCCACTCGGTCGGCGGCGCCGAGGCCGTGATCGAGACCTCGCTGTACAACGACGCCGACGCGCTGGCCGTGTCCGGGATGAGCCACATGCTCTCCGTGCCGCAGCTGCTGCAGACGTTCACCTCTGGCCTGCATCCGGTCACTCTGGACCCGAGCCCACTGGCCACGCAGTACGATCCCGGCTACCTGACCACCGTGCCCGGCACCCGCGGAACCCTGTTCTACGGCCCCGATCCCGACCCCGTGATGGTGGCGTACGACGAGGCCACCAAGGGGGCCATCTCCGGCACCGAGGCCGCCGACGCCATCAGCCTCGGCTTCGTGCTGCCCACGTCGCGGGCCGTGCACATCCCCGTCTACCTCGTGCTCGGCGACTCGGACAAGCTGTACTGCTCGGCCGTGCTCGGCACCGACTGCACCGACAACGCCTCGCTGGACGCGCAGGAACGGCCGTACTTCGCCAACGCCAGCAGCTTCACCGCCGTTGTCGTGCCCGACTCCGGCCACGACGTCAACCTCTCGCCGAACGCCGTCAGCTACGAGACCGCCCTGAACACCTGGGCCGACACCCACATCTGA
- a CDS encoding uridine kinase family protein produces MPSASVHPRVVLLAGPSGSGKSTLAAHLGWPVLRLDDFYREGTDPLLPRDEAGRVDWDHENSWNTDDALAAIVELASTGEVSAPVYSFGEDRRTGCHRVELGDSPLFLAEGLFADRLVTGCRDAGVLADALVLAPPAAKTFFRRLVRDVAEARKPLPVLVRRGLRLWREQPAVVRRCLNAGMRRTTPECATAELADVAAAAAVAA; encoded by the coding sequence GTGCCGTCAGCTTCCGTTCATCCGCGCGTCGTGCTGCTGGCCGGGCCCTCCGGCTCCGGCAAGTCCACCCTCGCCGCCCACCTCGGCTGGCCCGTGCTGCGACTGGACGACTTCTACCGTGAGGGCACCGATCCGCTGCTGCCCCGGGACGAGGCCGGCCGGGTCGACTGGGACCACGAGAACTCCTGGAACACCGACGACGCCCTGGCCGCGATCGTCGAGCTGGCCTCGACCGGCGAGGTGTCGGCGCCCGTCTACTCCTTCGGTGAGGACCGCCGCACCGGCTGCCACCGGGTCGAGCTGGGCGACTCGCCGCTGTTCCTGGCCGAGGGCCTGTTCGCCGACCGGCTCGTCACCGGCTGCCGCGACGCCGGCGTGCTGGCCGACGCCCTCGTGCTCGCCCCGCCCGCCGCGAAGACGTTCTTCCGCCGGCTCGTCCGGGACGTCGCCGAGGCCCGCAAGCCGCTGCCGGTGCTCGTCCGCCGGGGCCTGCGGCTGTGGCGGGAGCAGCCGGCCGTCGTGCGCCGCTGCCTGAACGCCGGCATGCGCCGCACCACCCCCGAGTGCGCCACCGCCGAGCTGGCCGACGTCGCCGCCGCGGCGGCCGTTGCCGCTTGA
- a CDS encoding long-chain-fatty-acid--CoA ligase, producing the protein MTAQARLLPELVEHWAEVKPDAEAISYEAQGFTWQQWRDRIRKVAGALRRAGVGRGDRVAYLDKNNLSCLEVILAAGSLGAATAILNWRLAPDELDYVVRDSGAKMLFVADDLLPGVKDIADRPTTILLSDYEELIADADPVAVQSEVRTEDPVLVMYSSGTTGRPKGVLLSHANVLAHARNTGQAMPVEDGFRSLVAMPLFHVGGSCYAMSGFCEGIPSTLLREPSGPGLLGAIAQGCTHAFLVPAVVAGIMAAGQPAITAFGRLKRLIYGASPMPLPLLRAAMAAWPDTDFVQVYGMTEMAGAITVLSPEDHRDAAHPERLTSAGRPIAGAELRVVDPATGEDAEVGELWFRTPQTMLGYLGQPAATADTITADGWLRTGDVGRLDDGGYVYIVDRVKDMIITGGENVYSPEVERVLAEHPAVADVAVIGVPDDRWGESVKAVVQAADGQTVDPEELVAYARERLAGYKVPRTIDVVEEMPRNATGKILKKVLRRPYWPDRAI; encoded by the coding sequence ATGACTGCACAGGCGCGGCTGCTTCCGGAACTGGTCGAGCACTGGGCGGAGGTGAAGCCCGACGCCGAGGCGATCAGCTACGAGGCGCAGGGCTTCACCTGGCAGCAGTGGCGGGACCGGATCCGGAAGGTCGCGGGTGCGCTGCGCAGGGCCGGGGTCGGACGCGGCGACCGAGTCGCCTACCTCGACAAGAACAACCTGTCGTGCCTGGAGGTGATTCTCGCCGCCGGCTCGCTCGGGGCGGCGACGGCGATCCTGAACTGGCGCCTCGCCCCCGACGAGCTGGACTACGTGGTCCGCGACTCCGGGGCCAAGATGCTGTTCGTCGCCGACGACCTGCTCCCCGGCGTGAAGGACATCGCGGACCGGCCGACGACGATCCTCCTCAGCGACTACGAGGAGCTCATCGCCGACGCCGATCCCGTAGCCGTCCAGTCCGAGGTCCGAACCGAGGACCCCGTGCTGGTGATGTACAGCTCCGGCACCACCGGCCGTCCCAAGGGCGTTTTGCTCAGCCATGCCAACGTCCTCGCCCACGCCCGTAACACCGGGCAAGCCATGCCGGTCGAGGACGGCTTCCGCAGCCTGGTGGCGATGCCGCTGTTCCACGTCGGCGGCTCCTGCTACGCGATGTCCGGCTTCTGCGAAGGCATTCCGTCGACGCTGCTCCGCGAGCCGAGCGGCCCCGGCCTGCTCGGCGCCATCGCCCAGGGCTGCACCCACGCCTTCCTGGTGCCGGCGGTGGTCGCCGGCATCATGGCCGCCGGCCAGCCCGCCATCACGGCGTTCGGCCGGCTCAAGCGCCTCATCTACGGCGCGTCGCCGATGCCGCTGCCGCTGCTCCGCGCCGCGATGGCCGCCTGGCCGGACACCGACTTCGTACAGGTGTACGGCATGACGGAGATGGCGGGCGCGATCACCGTGCTCAGTCCGGAGGACCACCGCGACGCCGCCCACCCGGAGCGGCTGACCTCCGCCGGCCGGCCCATCGCCGGCGCCGAGCTGCGGGTGGTCGATCCCGCCACCGGCGAGGACGCCGAGGTCGGCGAGCTCTGGTTCCGTACGCCGCAGACCATGCTCGGCTACCTCGGGCAGCCGGCCGCCACCGCCGACACGATCACCGCCGACGGCTGGCTGCGCACCGGCGACGTCGGCCGCCTCGACGACGGCGGCTACGTCTACATCGTCGACCGGGTCAAGGACATGATCATCACGGGCGGCGAGAACGTCTACTCGCCCGAGGTCGAGCGCGTGCTCGCCGAGCATCCCGCCGTCGCGGACGTCGCCGTCATCGGCGTGCCCGACGACCGTTGGGGCGAGTCCGTGAAGGCCGTCGTGCAGGCCGCCGACGGCCAGACCGTCGACCCCGAGGAGCTCGTCGCCTACGCCCGCGAGCGCCTGGCCGGCTACAAGGTGCCCCGCACCATCGACGTCGTCGAGGAGATGCCCCGCAACGCCACCGGCAAGATCCTCAAGAAGGTCCTCCGCCGCCCGTACTGGCCCGACCGCGCCATCTGA
- a CDS encoding RidA family protein, protein MATHRIAPGLFPPPTYSHSVVVEPGERLVFTAGGVPLDQDGNLVGPGDRVRQAEQVLANLTEQLRQAGTDLEHVVNTTVYVVAEQPSDLVAVWDVVTASGLAKGPHSSTLLGVSMLGYGGQLVEITAVAVVPD, encoded by the coding sequence ATGGCCACTCATCGCATCGCGCCCGGACTGTTCCCGCCGCCCACCTACTCGCACAGCGTCGTCGTCGAGCCGGGGGAGCGGCTGGTGTTCACCGCGGGCGGGGTCCCCCTGGACCAGGACGGCAACCTCGTCGGCCCCGGCGACCGGGTCCGCCAGGCCGAGCAGGTGCTGGCCAACCTGACCGAGCAGCTCCGGCAGGCCGGCACCGACCTCGAACACGTCGTCAACACGACCGTGTACGTCGTGGCCGAACAGCCCTCCGACCTGGTCGCGGTGTGGGACGTGGTGACGGCGTCCGGCCTGGCCAAGGGCCCGCACAGCTCGACGCTGCTGGGCGTCAGCATGCTCGGGTACGGCGGTCAGCTGGTGGAGATCACCGCCGTCGCGGTGGTCCCGGACTAG
- a CDS encoding replication-associated recombination protein A, which yields MSDGLYDGGLFGADVEERSRAQVAANAPLAVRMRPRSLDEVVGQRHLLGPGAPLRRLVEGAAPASVMLYGPPGTGKTTLATLVSQATGRRFVALSALSAGVKEVREVINDARRRLGRSGEATVLFIDEVHRFSKTQQDALLGAVEDRIVLLVAATTENPFFSVVSPLLSRSLVLQLKSLTDEDVREVVRRAVTDERGLGGSPTLSPEAEDHLVRLAGGDARRALTALEAAAESAASTGAEVIDLATLEATVDKAAVRYDRDGDQHYDVISAFIKSIRGSDVDATLHYLARMIEAGEDPRFIARRLVVHASEDVGMADPTAIQVCVAAAQAVQLIGMPEARINLAQAAIHLATAPKSNATVMAIDSALSDVRKGATGTVPPHLRDGHYAGAKKLGNAQGYRYPHDVPEGVLTQQYPPDDLVGRDYYNPTNRGNERALADRVPKLRKVIRGQE from the coding sequence ATGAGCGACGGGTTGTACGACGGCGGGCTGTTCGGCGCCGACGTCGAGGAGCGGAGCAGGGCGCAGGTGGCGGCCAACGCGCCCCTCGCGGTGCGGATGCGTCCCCGGTCGCTGGACGAGGTCGTCGGCCAGAGGCACCTGCTCGGCCCGGGCGCGCCGCTGCGGCGGCTGGTGGAGGGCGCGGCGCCGGCCTCGGTGATGCTGTACGGGCCGCCGGGCACCGGCAAGACGACGCTGGCCACGCTGGTCTCGCAGGCGACGGGCCGCCGGTTCGTCGCGCTGTCGGCGCTGTCGGCGGGCGTGAAGGAAGTCCGCGAGGTGATCAACGACGCGCGCCGCCGGCTGGGCCGCTCCGGCGAGGCCACGGTGTTGTTCATCGATGAGGTGCACCGGTTCTCCAAGACGCAGCAGGACGCGCTGCTGGGCGCGGTGGAGGACCGGATCGTGCTGCTGGTCGCGGCGACCACGGAGAACCCGTTCTTCTCGGTCGTCTCCCCGTTGCTGTCGCGATCCCTTGTGCTGCAACTGAAATCCCTCACGGACGAGGACGTGCGGGAGGTCGTCCGCCGGGCCGTGACGGACGAGCGCGGCCTCGGCGGCTCGCCGACGCTGTCGCCGGAGGCCGAGGACCACCTGGTCCGGCTGGCCGGCGGCGACGCCCGCCGCGCGCTGACCGCGCTGGAGGCAGCGGCCGAGTCGGCCGCGTCGACCGGCGCGGAGGTCATCGACCTCGCCACGCTGGAGGCCACCGTCGACAAGGCGGCCGTCCGCTACGACCGCGACGGCGACCAGCACTACGACGTCATCAGCGCGTTCATCAAGTCCATCCGAGGCTCCGACGTCGACGCGACGCTGCACTACCTGGCCCGGATGATCGAGGCCGGCGAGGACCCGCGCTTCATCGCCCGCCGGCTGGTGGTGCACGCCAGCGAGGACGTCGGCATGGCCGACCCGACGGCGATCCAGGTGTGCGTGGCGGCGGCCCAGGCCGTGCAGCTGATCGGCATGCCCGAGGCCCGGATCAACCTGGCCCAGGCCGCCATCCACCTGGCCACCGCGCCGAAGTCCAACGCCACCGTCATGGCGATCGACTCGGCTCTGTCCGACGTGCGCAAGGGCGCGACCGGCACGGTGCCGCCGCACCTGCGCGACGGCCACTACGCCGGGGCGAAGAAGCTGGGCAACGCCCAGGGCTACCGGTACCCGCACGACGTTCCCGAGGGCGTGCTGACCCAGCAGTACCCGCCGGACGACCTGGTCGGCCGGGACTACTACAACCCCACCAACCGCGGCAACGAACGCGCCCTGGCCGACCGCGTGCCGAAGCTGCGAAAGGTCATCAGGGGCCAGGAGTGA